The Lewinellaceae bacterium DNA window CGTTTCCAGCTTTCCGTACATTCCTTTCCCTGTGCATATAATTCCAGAGCTTCCAGGTAGCGGTTGGCGAAAAGGATGTCCAGGCGCTCCATCCTGGGCCCGTCATCAAATTCACCCTTTTCGATGCCTTCTTTGACCCGGATCGTGACACGGCGGTACAGAGCTGGAAAGTAACCTATACGACTGTTGTGTTTCTTAGCCCAAACCAGGATCCGGTCGAGGGAGTGAATGACTCCGGTGATCGTCGAAGCCTGCAGGTTGGTCAATTCATTGGCGTCTGGAAGCAATGGCTCTGATTTAATTACTCGATTACAAAATTCCTGGCTTTCCATTTCTTCCCGGAAATGTACCTAACTCCTCGATTTTATATCCTTCCGGATAGGTCGGTCGTCGTTTGCGGGTCCCTAACCGGGGCTTGGAGGGTTCCGGCAACATACGAACAATCCGCTTACGGATGTTCATGATGGTGAAAACCAGTTTGCGGATCCATACTGGTGGATGTCTAAATCCCATATTTTCCACCAATTGTTCATCCAGCATGGCCAGGAGGAAGGGCCGGCCCAGCGGGAACATCCATTTGGGCATATAAAATCCTAAAACAAGATCAAAGGTAGGCTTGCCGATGGTGTAGTTGTCTTCGCTGAAGCGGGCATGTTTCGCCTCATAATCTTTGCTCCATGTCTCGAATTGATCCATATCTTCCGGTAATTCACGGATCCCCATTCTTTTACCCACTTCCCGGAAAAAATAAAATCCGGATTCCTTTTCATTTTGGCGGAGAGGCCTCCATCCAAACTTGGCATTCCACCAGATGGGTTCAAAAATAAAAGTGCTGAGCACATAGAGCATATCATCGTTGGAGATGGCATAAGAGCCATGCATTTTATTCATCCGGCTAAAAGCTCTTTTAGCTCGCTCACTGTCATAGCCCTGTTCAAGAATTTCAAATAATATGAGTTCGGTATCATCGTACCTTTTTCGTGGTCGATTCGCTAGTTCACCGGTGGAGGCAGTTAGTTTGGATATGGAGGGAATGGAAAAAGTTCTGAACAAAGCAAGTTCCAACGCACGCTCGGTATCCCAGGGGAAGACATGACAAACCAGTAAATAGGCGATCTCCTGATGATCAGTCAGCGCGTTTAACGACATGATGCGCTCTGAATAGGGTTTGTTCCGTGGCAATTTCACAATTTATGGATAAAACTCTTGTAGATGGCATCCTGAATGCGGGGACGGACATTGAGGTTATAAATCCCGGTACTTAAGCGGGTAGGATAGACCCGGTTTGAGAAGAAGATGTACACCAGGTGATAGTCCGGGTCAACCCAGAAGAAGGTGCCGGTGTACCCGGAATGCCCAAAACTTGCAGGACTGGCTTCTTCACTGACAGAACTGGTCTTTGGATCGTATTCGATCAGTGGTTTGTCAAAACCCAGGCCTCTGCGGTTGCCTTCATTGCAATACTGACATCGGGTAAATTCCTGAAAAGTGGAATCCGAGATAAACCGCTGACCTCCATAGGTGCCGAATTGCAGGTACATTTCGGCCAGTTTGGCGAGGTCATTTGCATTCCCGAACAGTCCCGCATTGGAAGACACCCCCCCCATCATGGCGGCATTTTCATCGTGTACGCTCCCATGTACCTGTTCATGGCGGAAGAAGGTATCATTTTCAGTCGGTACAATGCGGTCCAATGGGAAGTATTCATAAGGCCTGTGTGTTAAGGTATAGGCACCCAACGGCCGGTAAAAAGTTTTGCGGACATATTCGTCAAAAGGCAAGCCGGTCATTCGCTTGACGAACTCGGGTATCATCAGAAAGAGCAAACCGGAATAGACATATCCTGGCTTCGGATTGAATTCGGACTTCTTTATCGCCTTCACAATCTGCTTCTGATAATTTTTATACAGCCACAGGGAGTCGGTAATCCAGATGTTGTAGCGGGATGAAGAGTCCTGCTTAAAGGTATGGGCACGCCAGCTACCATTCTTCTTTTTTGCTTTTTGCCAGAAGGTGATGTAGGGTATAAGGCGGGCATTATGGGCTAATACCTCACGGAGTGGAATATCCCCTTTATTACTTCGTTTGAGGCTGGGCCAGAAATCCTGAAGAGGTGCATCTAAAGGCAGGCGTCCCTGATCATGGAATTGCATAAGACAAGGCAACCCGGCGGTAACTTTGGTGACCGAGGCAAAGTCGTAAATATCATTCCGGCTCAATGGAGTGCTTTCCGTATAGGTTTGATGGCCAAAAGCTTCATGATAAACGACATATCCATCCTTGGCAACCAATACCTGCATACCCGGAAATGCATGCGCATCGATGCTCTGCCGGGCGATGGACTGGATACTGTCGACCAGCATTGTCCGGTCCATCTGTACATAGGCAGGTGGAGCGTAGCCGAGCCGGATCACCGGCCCGCTGTTAAGACCGGTACCGGCTTTAAACGCATCATTCAGATCAAATCCCAGTTCATTTTCAACGCTTACTCCCCCGAACACCAGCTGAGCTGCTACCGCCTGCTGTTCAGGCAGATCACCTGGCGTCCAAATGACGGCGGCGACAGCCTCCGGCAGTTGTTTGCCAGTCCAGGCAGCAGCAGATCCGAATGCCAGCAAGATGGTCGGACCTTTCAGTGCAAGCTGACGGATATGTTCCAGGCTTGTCTCATCCAGGGTATTTATATTGATTGCCATGATCTGGACGGTCTGTGCCCAGGTCCGCTCGAACACATCTTTGGCTTTGACCGCGGGGTAGGGGGTCGAGGCATCCGGACCGTTTTCAATAAGTGTATAACGGGATAGGTAATCCTTGACAACCTGATCATCCAGTCCCAGTGAGAAATAACGAATCCGGGTGGATTCCAGATGCTTGATGGGTATCAGGCCACCCTCATTTCTCAATAGATAGGTCTGTTGGAGGGCTTCTTTCCATAAATTTGGGATCAGTTCAACCTGCGTGATGGCGCTGCCGGGAAGGAGTATGATCAGGAGGAATGTCCAAGCTATTAGGTAGTTAGCCTGTACTCGATTATTTTTAATCATTAATCCGTAGATGATGCGCATACGATGTATTTTTGGCTTGAGCCTGCTGATGAGTGTGGCGATCCTGAGTTGTTCTTCACCGAATATCCTGGTAAAAGGTAAGCGGAAGGAACTAAAAAAACAAATTGAACAGGATCCTATTTTTCAGGCCCAATTTACCGGATTTGCACTCTACGACCCCGTGGTGGATTCCCTTTTAGTAGATGTACAGGCACATCGCTATTTCACTCCTGCCTCCAATACCAAGATATTGACGCTCTACACCGGTTTACGGATCATGGGTGATTCCTTACCCTTGCTGAAGTATGCGTTAATCGGTGATACCATGATTATTAAAGGCACCGGGTATCCGGGTACGGAGTACGCACCCTTGCCGGAAAGCCATCAGTTGCAGGAATTCTTGCAGGCAAGCAAGAAGATCATTGCTTATGCGGATGTATTTGAGGATGATGCTTTCGGGCCGGGATGGTCCTGGGCGGATTTCCAATGGTACTATCAGGCAGAACGCAATGCGATGCCCCTGTACGGTAATGTGGTTGCTGCCAAAGGAGATTCTCTTTCCCGCCATGTAAGGATGTCCCCGTCTTATTTTTCGCAGTTGGTTTATCCGGTACCGGACACATCCTACCCTAAAGGTTTCATCTGGAGGGATCAGCAGGAGAATATTTTTTATTACAACGGCCAGCCTTTTGACAGCACCGGGTACGAACGCCAAATTCCGATGCATCTCAGCGCAGCCTTAACCAGATCGTTGCTCGGGGATCTTGCCGGCAGGCCCGTAATTGCCTGGCAGCGGCCGCTGGAGAATATGCAGTGGCAAACGCTATATACGGAAATTCCGGCCGACTCCATTTACCGCCATATGATGCAGGTCAGTGATAACTTCCTGGCGGAGCAATTGCTGCTTACCGCTTCCGGTGTGCTCACGGATACACTGCAGGCGGAGAAAGCCATCGGGTTTATGCTGAAAGAGGAATTGAAGGACTTGCCCGATCAGCCCCAGTGGGTAGATGGATCCGGGCTGAGCCGCTACAACCTCACTACGCCGGCTTCTACCGTCCGGCTTCTGAAGTATGTCTACCAGTTGAAAGGTATGACCTGGATCAAGGGCATTTTTCCGGTAGGAGGGGTGTCGGGCACCATTGAGAACTGGTATGCCGGTCCGGAAGGGAAGCCCTATGTATGGGCCAAGACCGGGAGCCTGCAAAACAATCATTGCCTGAGCGGTTTCCTGGAAGCCCGGTCCGGTAAGGTTTACATCTTCAGTTTTATGAACAATCACTTCAACGGATCCGCGAACCCCGCCCGTAGGGCCATGCAGCAAAAGCTGGAATGGATCTACTGGAATGGGTGATGAAGGGTTTTGGGGAGTGGGGGATGTGGTTTTGTGGGATTATGGTTTTGTGGTATTGTGGTATGAGGTGTTTGGTGTTTGATGTTTGGTGTGAGGTGTTTGATGATTGATGTGTGGTGTTTGGTGTGAGGTGTTTGATGTGTGGTGTTTGATGTGTGGTGTTTGAAGTACAAATAAACTAATTCAATGATTAACAGATTAACTCCAGCGTGGAGATGAGGGATTATGGTTTTTTGGTATGAGGTGTGAGGTGTTTGATGTTTGGTGTTTGATGTGTGGTGTGTGGTGTTTGAAGCACAAATAAACTAATTCAATGATTACCAGATTAACTCCAGCGTGGAAATGAGGGATTATGGTTTTTTGGTTTGGGGTGTGAGGTGTTTGGTGTTTGAAGAACAAATAAACTAATCCACTGATTAACAGATTAACTCCACATTACTCCTAATAGAGCATCATATCAAACAGCTTACGGTATTGCCTGGTGAGGGGGTTGGTATTCCCCAGGGCCTGAAACAGCGCTACACCAACTTTACGGGGCAATTCGTCCTGGAAGGACTTTTCAATGCTTACGGCATCGATGACCAGTTTGATGGCGGATTCAATATCTCCGGATTGGCAGGCAAGCTGTGCTGCGGTCATTTTTTGCCCCGCCGGCGAGCCGTCCGACAATTTTTGGGACATAAAATGAGCTAATTCACGGACGTATTGCGCGGTATCGTAGGATGGATCGGCCATACGGATATCCTCTACCAGCTGAAGGGCCCGATCGGGGTCGTCGAAGACCAGGTGCTTGGCTAGCAATGCTCTGGCTTCAATCTTTTCGGGATGCTCCAGCACATACAGGGACATCCCGGTGACAAATTCCGCATCCGGCCAGCCGATGGCTGATGCCAGCAGTGCATTCAGTTCATCCTTGCCTTCATCCGGCAGGTTCTCCTGCAGCCAGGCCTGGATCTGGCTTTTAGGCAGGGCGCCGACAAATTGTCCGATAACTTCTCCTTTCCAGAACAACTTTACATCGGGTATCGAATAAATGTTGTATTTGGTTGCGATGTCCTGATGGTCCTCTGTATTTACCTTCATAAGTTCCCAGGAACCTTTGTTTTCCTGAGCCAGCTGTTCGAGGACCGGGCCCAGTACACGACAGGGGCCACACCAGGGAGCCCAAAAGTCAACCAATACCGGCACCTCCCGGCTACGTGTTAGTATATCATCGAGTAAACTCATTCTGAATGATTATTTTCTGGAATAAAACAGGCAGCGATCTGAAAGGTTTGAGTTTGTTGAGTAACCGGAATCACCCTTCCACCAACGCTCTGCCAGCCTGGGTGAAAGCTTCCAGGTCGGTTAATAACTCTTTGGCTTGCCGGGCAATGTTTTCCAGTTCATCCACATTTTGTTCCAGTTTCTGGCGGATACTGGAAGCGACCAATACCATGTGAAAGTCCTTGCCGGACTCCAGTACCTGGGTTATTTTGGCAATACTGACCGAAGCTTTTTGATAGGTGACATCCCATTTTTTCTTTAATTTGGCATTCTTGGCCAATTCCTGCTTTCGCAGCACTTCATTGCTGATGTTGTTGCTCAGCTCATCGAGTTGTGCGAAATAAGCCTGGGAATTGGTGCCCGTTTTGTCGAAATCATCTTTCATCTTCTGGTAGCGGTCCTGAATACGGTTCCATTCCACCTCCCAATCCTTGGCGATCTTGGGAAGATCAGGGTCATCTTTGGTCAGTTTCTTCTGAGCATCTTCCAGGCTTATTACCACTTTCTCCGAAAGTTTTTGCCGGTTGTCTTCAAAATTTTCAATGGAGGATTTAAGTTGTTCGCCGGTCTTCATGGCGCCTTTGGTCACCTTCCATCGGCACTGTAAACCTGTAAACGTGATAGCCCCTGCCAGCAGGATGATCATTACAGTTGATCTTCCGGTAATTGTTCTCATAGATCTGATTTTGATGCGCAAAAATAATCCATTTACACTTTATGAAGGGTGATTTGATGTATGTCCTTCAAAGGGAAGCCGGGACCAGGTAATAAACCAGGTAATAAAAATAAAGGCATAAAAAATGCACCGGTTTCGTTTCAGTCCTAACCTGTGTATTAGTGTCATTATCCAAGAAAAGTTTTCTGGAAAGGTTTTTGTTTTATCGAAAGGATCACGACTGGCAGAAACAATCGCGTTTGGGAATCTGCCCGGATTGAATGAATAAAAAACGGCTCATCGGAGGACGAGCCGTTGCGTTTGGGATTCCAAAGGTTGCCCCGATGGGCGAACCAGCAGAATAAATAATCCTTGCATGGCACCTATTTACCAAAACCATGATGCCAGAATCCCACGTATTTCTGTTCTTTTAGGATGTAATCACAAGATGATCGTTAGGCTGTACAGTTGGAAAAAGCAATTTAACCGGTTGCATTTTCTTACCAGGGTGAAATAAAAAAGTCTGTAAACAGACTCCAACGGAGCGCCATCCACAGACTTTCTGAATACATCAAGCCTGAACCTGATGTATGTAAGCCAACTATAAATTAGCCGGCTTCACCTGTCTTAAAAAAGAGGGTCAACTACTGAAAACAGCTATCCCGGATATTTCCCTGATAGCGTCTGTATAAAGAATCCCTCTGGGCGTTAAATAACTTATATCTAAGGGCTATGAAAGCTTCAATTACCCCACGATTTCGTTCTCTCCTTGGTTGGTATTGAATGCCGCCCCATCAAATTCACAAAGATGAGCAGGTCATCCAAATCATATGCTTGAAATTATAAAATGTCGCTCAAATCGGAAAACTGATTAGATCAAAGGACTTGAATCCGGCATAAGCGGGCTTAACATTTGTATTTGTTAAATATTAACCGGCCAGATTTTTTAATATTTGATTTTCAACATATTATGACAAACTATTATTTGTTTGAACATATTTGCCGGTGAATAATTAAACCGGCCCGTCCAAATCAGCTTCAGACGGGCCGGAAATACAACTTTTTAGGGACAAAAATGCCCTTAGTTTACTTTGAGTATTTTCGTGTTTATGCTGAGATCGCCACTGTTCATCTGGATGAAGTACATACCAGGTTTCAGTTGTTTCAGATCCAGGGTTTTCGTTTGTACACCTCGAATACCTTCGAAATCCGTCTGATAATGTGATTTCCCATAGGCGTCGAATACCTCCAGGTGGACTTCCCGTTTCTGATCCAGGTTAATCTGCAGAACACTGGTTTCCGTAGCCGGGTTTGGATAAGCAACCATGCTGCAAGGTACATGACGGCGATTCATGGTCACAATGTCAGTACTCATCGGTACATCGTAGGTTCCATAGCGCATGATCTTGCGGCAATTGTTGAACGTTTCATTGACCATATGCAATGCACGGGTCAGATCCTGGTAAGAGATCTGGACCGTTTGACCAGCTAGCGCACGATTGCCCAAATCAAGAATTTCCTGTGCTGTGATCGGCCAATGATCCAGTTCATTGCTGATGGATTCAGGCAGGCACAGGGTATCCAATGTATTGGGCAGGACCGAGAAAGGGTGATCCTGGCTGCAGTCTGCGGCCTGAGCGGTGATTACGCAATAATCAAAGAAAGCCACGTGTGGCAATAATGTGTCCAGGCGCATATTCATAGACAATGTGAGTGCCTCATTTGCCAGCGCATTGGCACTGGATTTGACTTGTTGCAGCTGGATCGTTGAAGCGAAACAGTCGCTGTTGAAGCTGCCATCACCGGGTAACAACGCCTGTGGTTCGCCTTGCATGGACAGGAGTGCATACAGGCAATTGTAATGATCCCAGTCTACCGTAAAGGAACGCTCACCTTCCACACCGATGGTAATGGGTCCCGGCTTGAAGATGTTTTCCAGCCAGTAATACATCGAGGACATATCGCAGAACATACCATTGTACATCGAGTACATCCGGCTATCTACGGCACAGGCTTCCCAATTGGTACAGTTGGCGTAATATTCACAATAGGAGCCACATCCGGTGGCATCGGTAACCATCAGTCCGATGCGGGCGGAACTCAGATTGGAGCGCAGGAAGACTTCCTCCTGGTCGTTTGGGCCTTCGATTTCCCAGCCTGCGTTGTCGTAAATGGTCCACATGTAGGTGAAAGGACCTTCACCGCCCATGATTTCCGCGCGTAATGATCCTATACCGCCGCAATAGAGTGTCTGTCCCGGACGGATGGTGCACATCGGAGGCATGTAATCGATGCAGACATCCTGTACGAAATTGGCTACGTTTCCGCACTGGTCAGCAGCCGTATAAGCCAGTTCAAATTTACTGTTGAAACAATCGTACGTTACCACAGGTTCGGGTGAGACGATGGTTTGACCGGTACATTCATCGTAGAATGTCAGCGATGGGAATTTGGTATCCAGCGCCTGGGTATAGGTCATGGATTGATCACACAGATTCACTGGTACTCCGGCCAGTATCGGCGCTTGATTATCCTGCACTGAAATGACCTGAATATGCTTTGATGTGTTGCCGCACGCATCATAGGCAGTCCAGGTCCTGGTGATCCTGCTGATGATGGGACAGCCATTCAGTGGTTGTTCGGACTCCATCAATTCGGTATAGGGTTCACTACAGTTGTCCGTGGCGTCAAGCCGTGGCGCTTCAGGTACCGCGCCGCAACTTACCGTGATGTCCGCAGGAAGAGTGCCGACAAATGCCGGAGACTGATGGTCATAAATGGTGACTTGTTGGTCGCAGCTGTCCTGATTACCACAGGCATCGGTCGCTGTATAACGTATGATAACTGTACCAGTACCTGAGCAACCGTCAAATTCGCCAATCTGTTTCATCGTTACGACCGGATTGGCGTCACAATTGTCCTCCACATCAGGGTCCGTAGGAACAAATGAAACATCACAACTGATGCTGACGTTGGCAGGACAGACCAATACAGGTGGCGTATCATCGTAGATTTCAATGATTTGATCACAACTTGAACTGTTTCCTGCGCAGTCAGCGACCGACCAGGTACGGGTTATGATCCCCACACCGCAAGCATTCAGATCTTCAGAATCACTCTTGGTGGGTGATAATGAAAGTGTGCAATTGTCCGAAACAGTTGGCTGACCCGCATCCTGGAGGGAACACTCAAAGCGTGCACTTACCGGACAAGTGATGACGGGCTTGGTGGTATCCTGGATAGTAATGGTCTGCACGCAGGAAGCTGAATTCGCATTGCAGTCCACGGCTGTCCAGGTTCTGGATATCGTCCCGAGTCCACAAGGATCCAGTGATGGATCATCCGATGGTTCAAGGAGCTGAACGGTCAGGCCACAATTGTCTGAGGTTGTAGGCTCACCGGCATCTCCGACCTGGCAATTAAAGGTAATCGCTTCCGGACAGGTTATGGTAGGCGCGATCGCATCCTGAACCACAATGGTTCGGGTACAAACTGCACTGTTTCCGGCACAGTCGGTCGCTTTAAAATTGATCCGGATAGTCCCAATACCACATTTATCCAGAGACTCCTGGGGAGATCCATCCGGTCCTACGGTAGGGAATAGAGTACAATTGTCCGAGGCCGTAGCAATGCCCACATTGTTGGGATTAAAACTGCTGGCACAATCAATTGTCGTATTGGAAGGGCAGGTGATGGTGGGTGCCGTGGTATCCTGAATGGTGATCGTCTGGGTACAGCTGGACGTATTGCCGGTACAATCCATTGCCGTCCAGGTGCGCCGGATGGTTCCCAGGCCACAGTTATCCAGCAATGGACTGTCGGTAGATCCTATACTTATTTCCGCATCCGGAGTGCAATTATCGGTTGCATTCGCCGAACCGGCACTTCCGATCTGACAATTAAAGGTGGCGTTTGCCGGGCAGGTGATGACCGGAGCGGTGTTATCCCGCAGGGTTATCGTTTGAATGCAGGTCGATGAGTTGCTGTTGCAGTCCACGGCTTTCCAGGTCCTCTGTACAGACCCCAGACCACAGCCGTCGAGTGAATTGACGTCGGTAGAGGAGATGGTAATGGCGTCGGATGCCGTACAATTATCGGTTGCGGTGGCTGTCCCGGCATTTCCTTCTGAACAATCGAAGGTCACATTGGACGGGCAGGTGATGACCGGAGCGGTGTTATCCCGCAGGGTTATTGTTTGGATGCAGGTCGATGAGTTGCTGTTGCAGTCCACGGCTTTCCAGGTCCGCTGTACAAATCCCAGGCCACAGCCGTCGAGTGAATTGACGTCGGTAGAGGAGATGGTAATGGCGTTGGTTGCCGTACAATTATCGGTTGCGGTGGCTGTCCCGGCATTTCCTTCTGAACAATCGAAGGTCACATTGGACGGGCAGGTGATGACCGGAGCGGTGTTATCCCGCAGGGTTATCGTTTGGATGCAGGTCGATGAGTTGCTGTTGCAGTCCACAGCTTTCCAGGTCCTCTGTACAGACCCCAGACCACAGCCGTCGAGTGAATTGACGTCGGTAGAGGAGATGGTAATGGCGTCGGTTGCCGTACAATTATCGGTTGCGGTGGCTGTCCCGGCATTGCCTTCTGAACAATCGAAGGTCACATTGGACGGGCAGGTGATAAGCGGAGCGGTGTTATCCAGCAGAGTTATCGTTTGGATGCAGGTCGATGAGTTGTTGTTGCAGTCCACCGCTTTCCAGGTCCTCTGTACAGACCCCAGGCCACAAGCATCCAGTGAATTGACGTCGGAAGAGGAGATGGTAATGGCGTCGCTTGCCGTACAATTATCGGTTGCGGTGGCTGTCCCAGCATTTCCTTCTGAACAATCGAAGGTCACATTGGATGGGCAGGTGATGAGCGGAGCGGTGTTATCCAGCAGAGTTATCGTTTGGATGCAGGTCGATGAGTTGTTGTTGCAGTCCACCGCTTTCCAGGTCCTCTGTACAGACCCCAGGCCACAGGCATCCAGTGAGTTGACGTCGGAAGAGGAAATGGAAATGGCGTCGGTTGCCGTACAATTATCGGTCGAGGTGGCTGTCCCGGCATTGCCTTCCGAACAATCGAAGGTTACATTGGATGGGCAGGTGATGATCGGAGCGGTGTTATCCAGCAGAGTTATCGTTTGGATGCAGGTCGATGAGTTGTTGTTGCAGTCCACCGCTTTCCAGGTCCTCTGTACAG harbors:
- a CDS encoding DUF2236 domain-containing protein, whose translation is MSLNALTDHQEIAYLLVCHVFPWDTERALELALFRTFSIPSISKLTASTGELANRPRKRYDDTELILFEILEQGYDSERAKRAFSRMNKMHGSYAISNDDMLYVLSTFIFEPIWWNAKFGWRPLRQNEKESGFYFFREVGKRMGIRELPEDMDQFETWSKDYEAKHARFSEDNYTIGKPTFDLVLGFYMPKWMFPLGRPFLLAMLDEQLVENMGFRHPPVWIRKLVFTIMNIRKRIVRMLPEPSKPRLGTRKRRPTYPEGYKIEELGTFPGRNGKPGIL
- a CDS encoding beta-lactamase family protein; amino-acid sequence: MRIIYGLMIKNNRVQANYLIAWTFLLIILLPGSAITQVELIPNLWKEALQQTYLLRNEGGLIPIKHLESTRIRYFSLGLDDQVVKDYLSRYTLIENGPDASTPYPAVKAKDVFERTWAQTVQIMAININTLDETSLEHIRQLALKGPTILLAFGSAAAWTGKQLPEAVAAVIWTPGDLPEQQAVAAQLVFGGVSVENELGFDLNDAFKAGTGLNSGPVIRLGYAPPAYVQMDRTMLVDSIQSIARQSIDAHAFPGMQVLVAKDGYVVYHEAFGHQTYTESTPLSRNDIYDFASVTKVTAGLPCLMQFHDQGRLPLDAPLQDFWPSLKRSNKGDIPLREVLAHNARLIPYITFWQKAKKKNGSWRAHTFKQDSSSRYNIWITDSLWLYKNYQKQIVKAIKKSEFNPKPGYVYSGLLFLMIPEFVKRMTGLPFDEYVRKTFYRPLGAYTLTHRPYEYFPLDRIVPTENDTFFRHEQVHGSVHDENAAMMGGVSSNAGLFGNANDLAKLAEMYLQFGTYGGQRFISDSTFQEFTRCQYCNEGNRRGLGFDKPLIEYDPKTSSVSEEASPASFGHSGYTGTFFWVDPDYHLVYIFFSNRVYPTRLSTGIYNLNVRPRIQDAIYKSFIHKL
- a CDS encoding D-alanyl-D-alanine carboxypeptidase, with protein sequence MMRIRCIFGLSLLMSVAILSCSSPNILVKGKRKELKKQIEQDPIFQAQFTGFALYDPVVDSLLVDVQAHRYFTPASNTKILTLYTGLRIMGDSLPLLKYALIGDTMIIKGTGYPGTEYAPLPESHQLQEFLQASKKIIAYADVFEDDAFGPGWSWADFQWYYQAERNAMPLYGNVVAAKGDSLSRHVRMSPSYFSQLVYPVPDTSYPKGFIWRDQQENIFYYNGQPFDSTGYERQIPMHLSAALTRSLLGDLAGRPVIAWQRPLENMQWQTLYTEIPADSIYRHMMQVSDNFLAEQLLLTASGVLTDTLQAEKAIGFMLKEELKDLPDQPQWVDGSGLSRYNLTTPASTVRLLKYVYQLKGMTWIKGIFPVGGVSGTIENWYAGPEGKPYVWAKTGSLQNNHCLSGFLEARSGKVYIFSFMNNHFNGSANPARRAMQQKLEWIYWNG
- the trxA gene encoding thioredoxin, with the protein product MSLLDDILTRSREVPVLVDFWAPWCGPCRVLGPVLEQLAQENKGSWELMKVNTEDHQDIATKYNIYSIPDVKLFWKGEVIGQFVGALPKSQIQAWLQENLPDEGKDELNALLASAIGWPDAEFVTGMSLYVLEHPEKIEARALLAKHLVFDDPDRALQLVEDIRMADPSYDTAQYVRELAHFMSQKLSDGSPAGQKMTAAQLACQSGDIESAIKLVIDAVSIEKSFQDELPRKVGVALFQALGNTNPLTRQYRKLFDMMLY
- a CDS encoding T9SS type A sorting domain-containing protein, whose product is MRKVYTLAVVVLCLGLLITPERVKNNPTTYPHSLSSNLNATKTAPRAIAMADLAITDIRECGTSCNANDVSVTEVYVGDANGVPIEPCTLGTTVAAHIYIVITNTSSGTRAAVRFGADLYINGSDSGTDVLFCYNGPLPLNGATVTIDAGMINWTCGNLIQLGNVIVAWRTAASATCSNSTACTNYPNGQCWDMMDILVDAPLVPDFSSACGTTLHSVDFTDMTTGGMGDLHYLWQFGDGTTSTEANPTHTYPAVAAYNVTLTVTDSDVPPVSQMVTHSVDLNLCCQPPVISCPSDVTIDCGASTDPASTGTATATNGCGTNTITNSDQTAGVVPCAQTITRTWTVNDESSNSDQCTQTITILPAPPADFTSRPSDITIDCGAAPSPSTINYDNNQTGTCSIKGNVLSTVLGSHDQCGGSYTETWTLLDPCGRPDVIHSRLITVSKAPAPSFVSTPTDITLDCSQAPPAATNLAYSNAQSTPCLISGSITSVITVGVNGPCGTYLETWSGTDGCGNILYLQRTIQIVDNELPAITAPANITVQCSADIPTCNPTSATASDNCSVPVITCSDGPLTGSDCSGTVIRTFKATDACGNTNIATQTIVINDQTAPLITCPSNVTFDCSEGNAGTATATDNCTASDAITISSSDVNSLDACGLGSVQRTWKAVDCNNNSSTCIQTITLLDNTAPLITCPSNVTFDCSEGNAGTATATDNCTATDAITISSLDVNSLDGCGLGSVQRTWKAVDCNNNSSTCIQTITLLDNTAPVITCPSNVTFDCSEGNAGTATATDNCTASDAITISSSDVNSLDGCGLGSVQRTWKAVDCNNNSSTCIQTITLRDNTAPIITCPSNVTFDCSEGNAGTATSTDNCTATDAISISSSDVNSLDACGLGSVQRTWKAVDCNNNSSTCIQTITLLDNTAPIITCPSNVTFDCSEGNAGTATSTDNCTATDAISISSSDVNSLDACGLGSVQRTWKAVDCNNNSSTCIQTITLLDNTAPLITCPSNVTFDCSEGNAGTATATDNCTASDAITISSSDVNSLDACGLGSVQRTWKAVDCNNNSSTCIQTITLLDNTAPLITCPSNVTFDCSEGNAGTATATDNCTATDAITISSTDVNSLDGCGLGSVQRTWKAVDCNSNSSTCIQTITLRDNTAPVITCPSNVTFDCSEGNAGTATATDNCTATNAITISSTDVNSLDGCGLGFVQRTWKAVDCNSNSSTCIQTITLRDNTAPVITCPSNVTFDCSEGNAGTATATDNCTASDAITISSTDVNSLDGCGLGSVQRTWKAVDCNSNSSTCIQTITLRDNTAPVITCPANATFNCQIGSAGSANATDNCTPDAEISIGSTDSPLLDNCGLGTIRRTWTAMDCTGNTSSCTQTITIQDTTAPTITCPSNTTIDCASSFNPNNVGIATASDNCTLFPTVGPDGSPQESLDKCGIGTIRINFKATDCAGNSAVCTRTIVVQDAIAPTITCPEAITFNCQVGDAGEPTTSDNCGLTVQLLEPSDDPSLDPCGLGTISRTWTAVDCNANSASCVQTITIQDTTKPVITCPVSARFECSLQDAGQPTVSDNCTLSLSPTKSDSEDLNACGVGIITRTWSVADCAGNSSSCDQIIEIYDDTPPVLVCPANVSISCDVSFVPTDPDVEDNCDANPVVTMKQIGEFDGCSGTGTVIIRYTATDACGNQDSCDQQVTIYDHQSPAFVGTLPADITVSCGAVPEAPRLDATDNCSEPYTELMESEQPLNGCPIISRITRTWTAYDACGNTSKHIQVISVQDNQAPILAGVPVNLCDQSMTYTQALDTKFPSLTFYDECTGQTIVSPEPVVTYDCFNSKFELAYTAADQCGNVANFVQDVCIDYMPPMCTIRPGQTLYCGGIGSLRAEIMGGEGPFTYMWTIYDNAGWEIEGPNDQEEVFLRSNLSSARIGLMVTDATGCGSYCEYYANCTNWEACAVDSRMYSMYNGMFCDMSSMYYWLENIFKPGPITIGVEGERSFTVDWDHYNCLYALLSMQGEPQALLPGDGSFNSDCFASTIQLQQVKSSANALANEALTLSMNMRLDTLLPHVAFFDYCVITAQAADCSQDHPFSVLPNTLDTLCLPESISNELDHWPITAQEILDLGNRALAGQTVQISYQDLTRALHMVNETFNNCRKIMRYGTYDVPMSTDIVTMNRRHVPCSMVAYPNPATETSVLQINLDQKREVHLEVFDAYGKSHYQTDFEGIRGVQTKTLDLKQLKPGMYFIQMNSGDLSINTKILKVN